Proteins co-encoded in one Medicago truncatula cultivar Jemalong A17 chromosome 8, MtrunA17r5.0-ANR, whole genome shotgun sequence genomic window:
- the LOC25502591 gene encoding G-type lectin S-receptor-like serine/threonine-protein kinase At1g11300 — translation MALGSTIITLLILSLFYCRNLLCIYATSYRELLVVGQLIRNSDTLVSKGGNYELGFFTRIRENSTKYYVGIWFKKVANDKIVWVANRDNAFQTSSVFLTIDHDGNIVIIDGDMMSYVTGAPNSSNNSIRNSTYATLLDTGNLVLVNNSNQAILWQSFDHPTDTLLPGMNIGYDTDTGHTWSLRSWKSTDDPSSGPYTLQYDSRSANLSVSKGSNVLWIDGNSNFSFHDVLNRAEFKQSYGLNNYTTIPIDSTSRFILEASGDLKYQAWYEESKQWIFLRSSTCVTNNSCGFFSICNPQTPDPCQCLRGFKQSSAGGCVRIKKLSCNNNNIKHGYFSSFNMSVKSLRRHRVHRLVDTGAQCNYTCFNDCSCVAYAYDFFDGACMLWNDQVPTLTITSTGDSYKNIDNYNLTFHLRVAGSDKRNPNSNAIGRHGNGKRNLLVIVILISFLLFLVLVCLFVYRTRKQSGEGDDLLNFQVGMSMKVNKDSDIADKSIKVRRKEVKLPLFSFASVSAATNNFSDTNKLGEGGFGPVYKGILLNGDEVAVKRLSRRSGQGWEELRNEALLIAKLQHNNLVRLLGCCIDRDEKMLIYEFMPNKSLDCFLFEAVKRRMLDWGSRVRIIEGIAQGLLYLHQYSRFRIIHRDLKASNILLDANMNPKISDFGMARIFGENELQANTNRIVGTYGYMSPEYAMEGLFSVKSDVFSFGVLLLEIISGKKNTGFYQTSSFNLLGYAWDLWTNDSGMELIDSELDDISNKHLVLRYVNIGLLCVQQSPDDRPTMSDVVSMFGNDTASLPIPKPPAFQNVRGIKSSRLSKSIEGNISVNGITDSVIEAR, via the exons ATGGCACTGGGTTCTACAATTATTACCTTGCtaatattatcattattttattgcCGCAATTTACTTTGCATATATGCAACATCCTATAGAGAATTGCTAGTAGTGGGACAATTGATTAGAAATTCAGACACACTTGTTTCAAAGGGTGGGAACTACGAACTGGGATTTTTCACTCGAATCAGAGAGAACTCGACCAAGTACTATGTAGGTATATGGTTCAAAAAGGTAGCAAATGACAAGATTGTTTGGGTTGCCAACAGAGACAACGCATTTCAAACATCCTCGGTGTTTCTTACCATTGACCATGATGGTAATATTGTAATCATAGATGGAGATATGATGTCCTACGTGACTGGTGCTCCAAACAGCAGCAACAATAGCATTAGGAATAGTACCTACGCAACCCTCTTGGACACAGGAAACTTGGTACTGGTGAATAATTCTAACCAAGCAATTTTATGGCAGAGTTTTGATCACCCCACAGATACCCTTTTGCCTGGAATGAACATAGGCTACGATACTGACACAGGACACACTTGGTCATTGAGATCATGGAAGAGTACAGACGACCCCTCTTCAGGACCATATACCCTTCAATATGATTCTCGCTCTGCGAATCTGTCTGTTAGTAAAGGTTCAAATGTTTTGTGGATTGACGGTAAttccaatttttcttttcatgatGTTTTGAACCGAGCGGAGTTCAAACAGAGCTACGGCTTGAACAACTATACTACTATTCCAATTGATAGCACTTCTCGCTTTATACTAGAAGCGTCTGGGGATCTTAAATACCAAGCCTGGTATGAGGAATCTAAGCAATGGATTTTTCTACGGTCATCAACGTGTGTGACAAACAATTCATGTGGATTTTTTTCCATTTGTAATCCGCAAACTCCTGACCCTTGTCAATGTCTCAGAGGTTTTAAACAGTCTAGTGCTGGTGGATGTGTTAGGATAAAGAAGTTGTCCtgcaacaacaataacattaaACATGGATATTTCTCATCCTTTAATATGTCAGTGAAATCACTTCGACGTCATCGTGTGCACAGGCTGGTGGATACCGGAGCACAGTGTAATTATACTTGCTTCAATGATTGCTCTTGTGTTGCTTATGCTTATGATTTTTTTGACGGTGCCTGCATGTTATGGAATGATCAAGTACCGACTCTAACCATCACATCAACCGGGgattcttataaaaatattgataattatAACCTAACGTTTCATCTCAGAGTTGCTGGCTCGGACAAACGTAATCCAA ATTCTAATGCAATTGGAAGACATGGAAACGGGAAGAGGAATCTACTTGTAATTGTTATTTTGATCTCATTTCTACTATTTCTTGTACTGGTTTGCCTATTTGTTTACCGGACTAGAAAGCAAAGTGGGGAAG GTGATGATTTGCTCAATTTTCAAGTAGGCATGAGCATGAAAGTTAATAAAGACTCAGACATTGCAGACAAGAGTATAAAAGTAAGGAGGAAAGAAGTCAAGTTGCCATTATTCAGTTTTGCAAGTGTTTCAGCAGCGACTAATAACTTTTCAGATACAAACAAGCTTGGTGAAGGTGGCTTTGGACCTGTTTATAAG GGCATACTATTGAATGGGGATGAGGTTGCTGTGAAAAGGCTATCCCGAAGATCCGGTCAAGGATGGGAGGAATTAAGAAATGAAGCATTGTTGATTGCAAAACTCCAGCATAATAATCTTGTTAGACTTCTCGGCTGTTGCATTGATCGAGATGAAAAAATGCTTATTTATGAATTCATGCCCAATAAAAGCTTGGACTGTTTTCTCTTCG AAGCTGTAAAAAGAAGGATGCTAGATTGGGGATCACGGGTTCGAATAATTGAAGGAATTGCCCAAGGACTACTTTATCTGCATCAATATTCGAGGTTCCGGATCATTCATCGAGATTTAAAAGCTAGTAACATATTGTTAGACGCCAACATGAATCCtaaaatttcagattttggaATGGCTAGGATATTTGGTGAGAATGAGCTTCAAGCAAATACAAATCGGATTGTTGGAACTTA TGGCTACATGTCTCCTGAATATGCTATGGAAGGCCTTTTCTCAGTTAAATCCGACGTCTTCAGCTTTGGAGTGCTTTTGTTAGAGATTATAAGTGGCAAGAAGAATACTGGTTTTTATCAAACAAGCTCTTTCAATCTTCTTGGATAT GCTTGGGATCTTTGGACCAACGATTCTGGAATGGAGCTAATTGATTCAGAATTGGATGATATATCCAACAAGCATTTAGTACTAAGATACGTGAATATCGGACTTCTCTGTGTTCAACAAAGTCCGGATGATAGGCCAACCATGTCTGATGTTGTATCAATGTTTGGTAATGACACTGCATCGCTTCCGATTCCAAAGCCACCAGCATTTCAAAATGTGAGAGGCATTAAAAGTTCAAGACTCTCAAAAAGCATAGAAGGAAACATTTCTGTGAATGGCATCACAGATTCAGTCATTGAAGCAAGATGA
- the LOC120577514 gene encoding G-type lectin S-receptor-like serine/threonine-protein kinase At2g19130: MALASKIISVLVLSLFCCLDMLCVNATSYREMLVMGQSVGNSDTLVSKGGNYELGFFTRNRENSIKYYYVGIWFKKVANDKIVWVANRDYEPQTSSAFLTIHDDGNIVIIDGGMIRYVTGAPSNNNRISTYATLLDTGNLVLVNKSNQVILWQSFDNPTDTLLPGMTLGHDTYTGRTWSLRSWKRTDDPSTGPFTLRYDSGFGYLSDSNGSNVVWINDDSDVPIQEIFNQVDFKLKPSYGLNYATLTINSNSRFILEASGDLKYQAWSEEYRQWIFLQFYQCVTNNSCGHFSVCTPKAVDACQCLYGFEKYDSDSWSKGDRSAGCVRINKLSCNTNNNKDEFHPLNISVKSLPHHVHRQVDKLSQCNDICFTNCSCVLYAYDISNGNCMLWNDQVPTLKNTSTEYAYNNINNYNLKFFLRVAGPDRPSTSKLKEFL, encoded by the coding sequence ATGGCACTGGCTTCTAAAATTATTTCCGTGCTAgtattatcattattttgttGCCTTGATATGTTATGCGTAAATGCAACATCCTACAGAGAAATGCTAGTAATGGGGCAATCGGTTGGAAATTCAGACACACTTGTTTCAAAGGGTGGGAACTACGAACTTGGATTTTTCACTAGAAATAGAGAGAACTCGATCAAGTACTACTACGTAGGTATATGGTTCAAAAAGGTAGCAAATGACAAGATTGTTTGGGTTGCCAACAGAGATTACGAACCTCAAACATCCTCGGCGTTTCTTACCATTCACGATGATGGTAACATTGTCATCATAGATGGAGGTATGATCCGCTACGTGACTGGTGCTCCAAGTAACAACAATCGTATTAGTACCTACGCAACCCTGTTGGACACAGGAAACTTGGTACTGGTGAATAAGTCTAACCAAGTAATTTTATGGCAGAGCTTTGATAACCCCACCGATACCCTTTTACCTGGAATGACCTTAGGACACGATACTTACACAGGACGTACTTGGTCATTGAGATCATGGAAGCGTACAGACGACCCCTCCACGGGACCATTTACTCTGCGCTATGATTCTGGCTTTGGGTATCTATCTGATAGTAATGGTTCAAATGTTGTATGGATTAATGATGATTCCGATGTTCCTATTCAGGAAATTTTTAACCAAGtggattttaaattaaaaccgAGCTACGGGTTGAATTATGCCACTCTTACAATTAATAGCAATTCTCGGTTTATATTAGAAGCGTCTGGGGATCTTAAATACCAAGCCTGGTCCGAGGAATATAGGCAATGGATTTTTCTACAGTTTTATCAGTGTGTGACAAACAATTCATGTGGACATTTTTCTGTTTGTACTCCAAAAGCTGTTGATGCTTGTCAATGTCTCTACGGTTTCGAAAAGTATGATTCCGATTCTTGGAGTAAGGGGGATAGGTCAGCGGGATGTGTCAGAATAAATAAGCTGTCCtgcaacaccaacaacaataaaGATGAATTCCATCCTTTGAATATTTCAGTTAAATCACTTCCACATCATGTACACCGGCAGGTGGATAAGTTATCACAATGTAATGATATTTGCTTCACTAACTGTTCTTGTGTTCTTTATGCTTATGATATTTCTAACGGTAACTGCATGCTGTGGAATGATCAAGTACCGACTCTGAAGAACACCTCGACTGAGTAtgcttataataatattaataattataatctGAAGTTTTTTCTTAGAGTTGCTGGCCCGGACAGACCTAGCACAAGTAAGTTGAAGGAATTTTTATAA
- the LOC25502592 gene encoding G-type lectin S-receptor-like serine/threonine-protein kinase RKS1 — protein MSMKVNKDSDIADNKSIKVRRKEVKLPLFSFASVSAATNNFSDANKLGEGGFGPVYKGILLNGDEVAVKRLSRRSGQGWEELRNEALLIAKLQHNNLVRLLGCCIERDEKMLIYEFMPNKSLDCFLFDAIKRRMLDWGTRVRIIEGIAQGLLYLHQYSRFRIIHRDLKASNILLDTNMNPKISDFGMARIFGENELQANTNRIVGTYGYMSPEYAMEGLFSVKSDVFSFGVLLLEIISGKKNTGFYQTSSFNLLGYAWDLWNNDSGMELIDSELDDISNKHLVPRYVNIGLLCVQQSPEDRPTMSDVVSMIGNDTASLPIPKPPAFQNVRGIEYSRLSKSIEGNISLNGITDSLIEAR, from the exons ATGAGCATGAAAGTTAATAAAGACTCGGACATTGCAGACAACAAGAGTATAAAAGTGAGGAGGAAAGAAGTCAAGTTGCCATTATTCAGTTTTGCAAGCGTTTCAGCAGCAACCAATAACTTCTCAGATGCAAACAAGCTTGGTGAAGGTGGCTTTGGACCTGTTTATAAG GGCATATTATTGAATGGGGATGAGGTTGCTGTAAAAAGGCTATCTCGAAGATCGGGTCAAGGATGGGAGGAGTTAAGAAATGAAGCATTGTTAATTGCAAAACTCCAACATAATAATCTTGTTAGACTTCTCGGCTGTTGCATTGAGCGAGATGAAAAAATGCTTATCTATGAATTCATGCCCAATAAAAGCTTGGATTGTTTTCTCTTCG ATGCAATAAAAAGAAGGATGCTAGATTGGGGAACACGGGTTCGAATAATTGAAGGCATCGCCCAAGGACTTCTTTATCTGCATCAATATTCTAGGTTCCGGATCATTCATCGAGATTTAAAAGCTAGCAACATATTGTTAGACACCAACATGAATCCTAAAATATCAGATTTTGGAATGGCTAGGATATTTGGTGAGAATGAGCTTCAAGCAAATACAAATCGGATTGTTGGAACTTA TGGCTACATGTCTCCTGAATATGCAATGGAAGGCCTTTTCTCAGTTAAATCCGACGTCTTTAGCTTTGGAGTTCTTCTGTTAGAGATTATAAGTGGCAAGAAGAATACTGGTTTTTATCAAACAAGCTCTTTCAATCTTCTTGGATAT GCTTGGGATCTTTGGAACAATGATTCTGGAATGGAGCTAATTGACTCAGAATTGGATGATATCTCCAACAAGCATTTAGTACCAAGATACGTGAATATCGGACTTCTCTGTGTTCAACAAAGTCCGGAAGATAGGCCAACCATGTCTGATGTTGTATCAATGATTGGTAATGACACTGCATCCCTTCCGATTCCAAAGCCACCAGCATTTCAAAACGTGAGAGGTATTGAATATTCAAGACTCTCAAAAAGCATAGAAGGAAACATTTCTCTGAATGGCATCACAGATTCACTCATTGAAGCAAGATGA